A window of the Pecten maximus chromosome 19, xPecMax1.1, whole genome shotgun sequence genome harbors these coding sequences:
- the LOC117317703 gene encoding uncharacterized protein LOC117317703 isoform X5, protein MITVEERILVIITVTVRILVIITVTDRILVIITVIDRILVIFKDTSRILVIIIVTDRILVIITVTDRILVIITDTNRILVMTEYWLLSQIQTEYWLLSLLLTEYWLLSLLRTEYWLLSLLLTEYWLLSLLLTEYWLLSPLPREYWLLSLLPTEYWLLSLLLTEYWLLSSLPTEYWLLSLLLTEYWLLSQIQTEYWLLSLLLTEYWLLSLLPTEYWLLSLLLTEYWLLSLLRTEYWLLSLLRTEYWLLSLLRTEYWLLSSLPTEYWLLSLLLTEYWLLSLLLTEYWLLSLLLTEYWLLSLLLTEYWLLSLLLTEYWLISSLPTEYWLLSLLLTEYWLIFLLLTEYCLSI, encoded by the exons ATGATCACTGTTGAGGAGAGAATATTGGTTATTATCACTGTAACTGTCAGAATATTGGTTATTATCACTGTAACTGACAGAATATTGGTTATTATCACTGTTATTGATAGAATATTGGTTATTTTCAAAGATACAAGCAGAATATTGGTTATTATCATCGTTACCGACAGAATATTGGTTATTATCACTGTTACTGACAGAATATTGGTTATTATCACAGATACAAACAGAATATTGGTTATGACAGAATATTGGTTATTATCACAGATACAAACAGAATATTGGTTATTATCACTGTTACTGACAGAATATTGGTTATTATCACTGTTACGGACAGAATATTGGTTATTATCACTGTTACTGACAGAATATTGGTTATTATCACTGTTACTGACAGAATATTGGTTATTATCACCATTACCGAGAGAATATTGGTTATTATCACTATTACCGACAGAATATTGGTTATTATCACTGTTACTGACAGAATATTG GTTATTATCATCGTTACCGACAGAATATTGGTTATTATCACTGTTACTGACAGAATATTG GTTATTATCACAGATACAAACAGAATATTGGTTATTATCACTGTTACTGACAGAATATTGGTTATTATCACTATTACCGACAGAATATTGGTTATTATCACTGTTACTGACAGAATATTGGTTATTATCACTATTACGGACAGAATATTGGTTATTATCACTATTACGGACAGAATATTGGTTATTATCACTGTTACGGACAGAATATTGGTTATTATCATCGTTACCGACAGAATATTGGTTATTATCACTGTTACTGACAGAATATTGGTTATTATCACTGTTACTGACAGAATATTGGTTATTATCACTGTTACTGACAGAATATTGGTTATTATCACTGTTACTGACAGAATATTGGTTATTATCACTGTTACTGACAGAATATTGGTTAATATCATCGTTACCGACAGAATATTGGTTATTATCACTGTTACTGACAGAATATTGGTTAATATTTTTGTTACTGACAGAATATTGTTTGTCTATATAG
- the LOC117317703 gene encoding uncharacterized protein LOC117317703 isoform X6: protein MITVEERILVIITVTVRILVIITVTDRILVIITVIDRILVIFKDTSRILVIIIVTDRILVIITVTDRILVIITDTNRILVIITVTDRILVIITVTDRILVIITVTDRILVIITVTDRILVIITITERILVIITITDRILVIITVTDRILVIIIVTDRILVIITVTDRILVIITDTNRILVMTEYWLLSQIQTEYWLLSLLLTEYWLLSLLPTEYWLLSLLLTEYWLLSLLRTEYWLLSLLRTEYWLLSLLRTEYWLLSSLPTEYWLLSLLLTEYWLLSLLLTEYWLLSLLLTEYWLLSLLLTEYWLLSLLLTEYWLISSLPTEYWLLSLLLTEYWLIFLLLTEYCLSI, encoded by the exons ATGATCACTGTTGAGGAGAGAATATTGGTTATTATCACTGTAACTGTCAGAATATTGGTTATTATCACTGTAACTGACAGAATATTGGTTATTATCACTGTTATTGATAGAATATTGGTTATTTTCAAAGATACAAGCAGAATATTGGTTATTATCATCGTTACCGACAGAATATTGGTTATTATCACTGTTACTGACAGAATATTG GTTATTATCACAGATACAAACAGAATATTGGTTATTATCACTGTTACTGACAGAATATTGGTTATTATCACTGTTACGGACAGAATATTGGTTATTATCACTGTTACTGACAGAATATTGGTTATTATCACTGTTACTGACAGAATATTGGTTATTATCACCATTACCGAGAGAATATTGGTTATTATCACTATTACCGACAGAATATTGGTTATTATCACTGTTACTGACAGAATATTG GTTATTATCATCGTTACCGACAGAATATTGGTTATTATCACTGTTACTGACAGAATATTGGTTATTATCACAGATACAAACAGAATATTGGTTATGACAGAATATTGGTTATTATCACAGATACAAACAGAATATTGGTTATTATCACTGTTACTGACAGAATATTGGTTATTATCACTATTACCGACAGAATATTGGTTATTATCACTGTTACTGACAGAATATTGGTTATTATCACTATTACGGACAGAATATTGGTTATTATCACTATTACGGACAGAATATTGGTTATTATCACTGTTACGGACAGAATATTGGTTATTATCATCGTTACCGACAGAATATTGGTTATTATCACTGTTACTGACAGAATATTGGTTATTATCACTGTTACTGACAGAATATTGGTTATTATCACTGTTACTGACAGAATATTGGTTATTATCACTGTTACTGACAGAATATTGGTTATTATCACTGTTACTGACAGAATATTGGTTAATATCATCGTTACCGACAGAATATTGGTTATTATCACTGTTACTGACAGAATATTGGTTAATATTTTTGTTACTGACAGAATATTGTTTGTCTATATAG
- the LOC117317703 gene encoding uncharacterized protein LOC117317703 isoform X2, protein MITVEERILVIITVTVRILVIITVTDRILVIITVIDRILVIFKDTSRILVIIIVTDRILVIITVTDRILVIITDTNRILVIITVTDRILVIITVTDRILVIITVTDRILVIITVTDRILVIITITERILVIITITDRILVIITVTDRILVIITITNRLLVIFKYTSRILVIIIVTDRILVIITVTDRILVIITDTNRILVMTEYWLLSQIQTEYWLLSLLLTEYWLLSLLPTEYWLLSLLLTEYWLLSLLRTEYWLLSLLRTEYWLLSLLRTEYWLLSSLPTEYWLLSLLLTEYWLLSLLLTEYWLLSLLLTEYWLLSLLLTEYWLLSLLLTEYWLISSLPTEYWLLSLLLTEYWLIFLLLTEYCLSI, encoded by the exons ATGATCACTGTTGAGGAGAGAATATTGGTTATTATCACTGTAACTGTCAGAATATTGGTTATTATCACTGTAACTGACAGAATATTGGTTATTATCACTGTTATTGATAGAATATTGGTTATTTTCAAAGATACAAGCAGAATATTGGTTATTATCATCGTTACCGACAGAATATTGGTTATTATCACTGTTACTGACAGAATATTG GTTATTATCACAGATACAAACAGAATATTGGTTATTATCACTGTTACTGACAGAATATTGGTTATTATCACTGTTACGGACAGAATATTGGTTATTATCACTGTTACTGACAGAATATTGGTTATTATCACTGTTACTGACAGAATATTGGTTATTATCACCATTACCGAGAGAATATTGGTTATTATCACTATTACCGACAGAATATTGGTTATTATCACTGTTACTGACAGAATATTGGTTATTATCACTATTACCAACAGATTATTGgttattttcaaatatacaaGCAGAATATTGGTTATTATCATCGTTACCGACAGAATATTGGTTATTATCACTGTTACTGACAGAATATTGGTTATTATCACAGATACAAACAGAATATTGGTTATGACAGAATATTGGTTATTATCACAGATACAAACAGAATATTGGTTATTATCACTGTTACTGACAGAATATTGGTTATTATCACTATTACCGACAGAATATTGGTTATTATCACTGTTACTGACAGAATATTGGTTATTATCACTATTACGGACAGAATATTGGTTATTATCACTATTACGGACAGAATATTGGTTATTATCACTGTTACGGACAGAATATTGGTTATTATCATCGTTACCGACAGAATATTGGTTATTATCACTGTTACTGACAGAATATTGGTTATTATCACTGTTACTGACAGAATATTGGTTATTATCACTGTTACTGACAGAATATTGGTTATTATCACTGTTACTGACAGAATATTGGTTATTATCACTGTTACTGACAGAATATTGGTTAATATCATCGTTACCGACAGAATATTGGTTATTATCACTGTTACTGACAGAATATTGGTTAATATTTTTGTTACTGACAGAATATTGTTTGTCTATATAG
- the LOC117317703 gene encoding uncharacterized protein LOC117317703 isoform X4 translates to MITVEERILVIITVTVRILVIITVTDRILVIITVIDRILVIFKDTSRILVIIIVTDRILVIITVTDRILVIITDTNRILVIITVTDRILVIITVTDRILVIITVTDRILVIITVTDRILVIITITERILVIITITDRILVIITVTDRILVIITITNRLLVIFKYTSRILVIIIVTDRILVIITVTDRILVIITDTNRILVIITVTDRILVIITITDRILVIITVTDRILVIITITDRILVIITITDRILVIITVTDRILVIIIVTDRILVIITVTDRILVIITVTDRILVIITVTDRILVIITVTDRILVIITVTDRILVNIIVTDRILVIITVTDRILVNIFVTDRILFVYIGY, encoded by the exons ATGATCACTGTTGAGGAGAGAATATTGGTTATTATCACTGTAACTGTCAGAATATTGGTTATTATCACTGTAACTGACAGAATATTGGTTATTATCACTGTTATTGATAGAATATTGGTTATTTTCAAAGATACAAGCAGAATATTGGTTATTATCATCGTTACCGACAGAATATTGGTTATTATCACTGTTACTGACAGAATATTG GTTATTATCACAGATACAAACAGAATATTGGTTATTATCACTGTTACTGACAGAATATTGGTTATTATCACTGTTACGGACAGAATATTGGTTATTATCACTGTTACTGACAGAATATTGGTTATTATCACTGTTACTGACAGAATATTGGTTATTATCACCATTACCGAGAGAATATTGGTTATTATCACTATTACCGACAGAATATTGGTTATTATCACTGTTACTGACAGAATATTGGTTATTATCACTATTACCAACAGATTATTGgttattttcaaatatacaaGCAGAATATTGGTTATTATCATCGTTACCGACAGAATATTGGTTATTATCACTGTTACTGACAGAATATTG GTTATTATCACAGATACAAACAGAATATTGGTTATTATCACTGTTACTGACAGAATATTGGTTATTATCACTATTACCGACAGAATATTGGTTATTATCACTGTTACTGACAGAATATTGGTTATTATCACTATTACGGACAGAATATTGGTTATTATCACTATTACGGACAGAATATTGGTTATTATCACTGTTACGGACAGAATATTGGTTATTATCATCGTTACCGACAGAATATTGGTTATTATCACTGTTACTGACAGAATATTGGTTATTATCACTGTTACTGACAGAATATTGGTTATTATCACTGTTACTGACAGAATATTGGTTATTATCACTGTTACTGACAGAATATTGGTTATTATCACTGTTACTGACAGAATATTGGTTAATATCATCGTTACCGACAGAATATTGGTTATTATCACTGTTACTGACAGAATATTGGTTAATATTTTTGTTACTGACAGAATATTGTTTGTCTATATAGGTTACTGA
- the LOC117317703 gene encoding uncharacterized protein LOC117317703 isoform X8, which yields MITVEERILVIITVTVRILVIITVTDRILVIITVIDRILVIFKDTSRILVIIIVTDRILVIITVTDRILVIITDTNRILVIITVTDRILVIITVTDRILVIITVTDRILVIITVTDRILVIITVTDRILVIITDTNRILVMTEYWLLSQIQTEYWLLSLLLTEYWLLSLLPTEYWLLSLLLTEYWLLSLLRTEYWLLSLLRTEYWLLSLLRTEYWLLSSLPTEYWLLSLLLTEYWLLSLLLTEYWLLSLLLTEYWLLSLLLTEYWLLSLLLTEYWLISSLPTEYWLLSLLLTEYWLIFLLLTEYCLSI from the exons ATGATCACTGTTGAGGAGAGAATATTGGTTATTATCACTGTAACTGTCAGAATATTGGTTATTATCACTGTAACTGACAGAATATTGGTTATTATCACTGTTATTGATAGAATATTGGTTATTTTCAAAGATACAAGCAGAATATTGGTTATTATCATCGTTACCGACAGAATATTGGTTATTATCACTGTTACTGACAGAATATTG GTTATTATCACAGATACAAACAGAATATTGGTTATTATCACTGTTACTGACAGAATATTGGTTATTATCACTGTTACGGACAGAATATTGGTTATTATCACTGTTACTGACAGAATATTGGTTATTATCACTGTTACTGACAGAATATTG GTTATTATCACTGTTACTGACAGAATATTGGTTATTATCACAGATACAAACAGAATATTGGTTATGACAGAATATTGGTTATTATCACAGATACAAACAGAATATTGGTTATTATCACTGTTACTGACAGAATATTGGTTATTATCACTATTACCGACAGAATATTGGTTATTATCACTGTTACTGACAGAATATTGGTTATTATCACTATTACGGACAGAATATTGGTTATTATCACTATTACGGACAGAATATTGGTTATTATCACTGTTACGGACAGAATATTGGTTATTATCATCGTTACCGACAGAATATTGGTTATTATCACTGTTACTGACAGAATATTGGTTATTATCACTGTTACTGACAGAATATTGGTTATTATCACTGTTACTGACAGAATATTGGTTATTATCACTGTTACTGACAGAATATTGGTTATTATCACTGTTACTGACAGAATATTGGTTAATATCATCGTTACCGACAGAATATTGGTTATTATCACTGTTACTGACAGAATATTGGTTAATATTTTTGTTACTGACAGAATATTGTTTGTCTATATAG
- the LOC117317703 gene encoding uncharacterized protein LOC117317703 isoform X3, with amino-acid sequence MITVEERILVIITVTVRILVIITVTDRILVIITVIDRILVIFKDTSRILVIIIVTDRILVIITVTDRILVIITVTDRILVIITVTDRILVIITVTDRILVIITVTDRILVIITITERILVIITITDRILVIITVTDRILVIITITNRLLVIFKYTSRILVIIIVTDRILVIITVTDRILVIITDTNRILVMTEYWLLSQIQTEYWLLSLLLTEYWLLSLLPTEYWLLSLLLTEYWLLSLLRTEYWLLSLLRTEYWLLSLLRTEYWLLSSLPTEYWLLSLLLTEYWLLSLLLTEYWLLSLLLTEYWLLSLLLTEYWLLSLLLTEYWLISSLPTEYWLLSLLLTEYWLIFLLLTEYCLSI; translated from the exons ATGATCACTGTTGAGGAGAGAATATTGGTTATTATCACTGTAACTGTCAGAATATTGGTTATTATCACTGTAACTGACAGAATATTGGTTATTATCACTGTTATTGATAGAATATTGGTTATTTTCAAAGATACAAGCAGAATATTGGTTATTATCATCGTTACCGACAGAATATTGGTTATTATCACTGTTACTGACAGAATATTG GTTATTATCACTGTTACTGACAGAATATTGGTTATTATCACTGTTACGGACAGAATATTGGTTATTATCACTGTTACTGACAGAATATTGGTTATTATCACTGTTACTGACAGAATATTGGTTATTATCACCATTACCGAGAGAATATTGGTTATTATCACTATTACCGACAGAATATTGGTTATTATCACTGTTACTGACAGAATATTGGTTATTATCACTATTACCAACAGATTATTGgttattttcaaatatacaaGCAGAATATTGGTTATTATCATCGTTACCGACAGAATATTGGTTATTATCACTGTTACTGACAGAATATTGGTTATTATCACAGATACAAACAGAATATTGGTTATGACAGAATATTGGTTATTATCACAGATACAAACAGAATATTGGTTATTATCACTGTTACTGACAGAATATTGGTTATTATCACTATTACCGACAGAATATTGGTTATTATCACTGTTACTGACAGAATATTGGTTATTATCACTATTACGGACAGAATATTGGTTATTATCACTATTACGGACAGAATATTGGTTATTATCACTGTTACGGACAGAATATTGGTTATTATCATCGTTACCGACAGAATATTGGTTATTATCACTGTTACTGACAGAATATTGGTTATTATCACTGTTACTGACAGAATATTGGTTATTATCACTGTTACTGACAGAATATTGGTTATTATCACTGTTACTGACAGAATATTGGTTATTATCACTGTTACTGACAGAATATTGGTTAATATCATCGTTACCGACAGAATATTGGTTATTATCACTGTTACTGACAGAATATTGGTTAATATTTTTGTTACTGACAGAATATTGTTTGTCTATATAG
- the LOC117317703 gene encoding uncharacterized protein LOC117317703 isoform X7: protein MITVEERILVIITVTVRILVIITVTDRILVIITVIDRILVIFKDTSRILVIIIVTDRILVIITVTDRILVIITDTNRILVMTEYWLLSQIQTEYWLLSLLLTEYWLLSLLRTEYWLLSLLLTEYWLLSLLLTEYWLLSLLLTEYWLLSQIQTEYWLLSLLLTEYWLLSLLPTEYWLLSLLLTEYWLLSLLRTEYWLLSLLRTEYWLLSLLRTEYWLLSSLPTEYWLLSLLLTEYWLLSLLLTEYWLLSLLLTEYWLLSLLLTEYWLLSLLLTEYWLISSLPTEYWLLSLLLTEYWLIFLLLTEYCLSI, encoded by the exons ATGATCACTGTTGAGGAGAGAATATTGGTTATTATCACTGTAACTGTCAGAATATTGGTTATTATCACTGTAACTGACAGAATATTGGTTATTATCACTGTTATTGATAGAATATTGGTTATTTTCAAAGATACAAGCAGAATATTGGTTATTATCATCGTTACCGACAGAATATTGGTTATTATCACTGTTACTGACAGAATATTGGTTATTATCACAGATACAAACAGAATATTGGTTATGACAGAATATTGGTTATTATCACAGATACAAACAGAATATTGGTTATTATCACTGTTACTGACAGAATATTGGTTATTATCACTGTTACGGACAGAATATTGGTTATTATCACTGTTACTGACAGAATATTGGTTATTATCACTGTTACTGACAGAATATTG GTTATTATCACTGTTACTGACAGAATATTG GTTATTATCACAGATACAAACAGAATATTGGTTATTATCACTGTTACTGACAGAATATTGGTTATTATCACTATTACCGACAGAATATTGGTTATTATCACTGTTACTGACAGAATATTGGTTATTATCACTATTACGGACAGAATATTGGTTATTATCACTATTACGGACAGAATATTGGTTATTATCACTGTTACGGACAGAATATTGGTTATTATCATCGTTACCGACAGAATATTGGTTATTATCACTGTTACTGACAGAATATTGGTTATTATCACTGTTACTGACAGAATATTGGTTATTATCACTGTTACTGACAGAATATTGGTTATTATCACTGTTACTGACAGAATATTGGTTATTATCACTGTTACTGACAGAATATTGGTTAATATCATCGTTACCGACAGAATATTGGTTATTATCACTGTTACTGACAGAATATTGGTTAATATTTTTGTTACTGACAGAATATTGTTTGTCTATATAG
- the LOC117317703 gene encoding uncharacterized protein LOC117317703 isoform X1 — MITVEERILVIITVTVRILVIITVTDRILVIITVIDRILVIFKDTSRILVIIIVTDRILVIITVTDRILVIITDTNRILVMTEYWLLSQIQTEYWLLSLLLTEYWLLSLLRTEYWLLSLLLTEYWLLSLLLTEYWLLSPLPREYWLLSLLPTEYWLLSLLLTEYWLLSLLPTDYWLFSNIQAEYWLLSSLPTEYWLLSLLLTEYWLLSQIQTEYWLLSLLLTEYWLLSLLPTEYWLLSLLLTEYWLLSLLRTEYWLLSLLRTEYWLLSLLRTEYWLLSSLPTEYWLLSLLLTEYWLLSLLLTEYWLLSLLLTEYWLLSLLLTEYWLLSLLLTEYWLISSLPTEYWLLSLLLTEYWLIFLLLTEYCLSI, encoded by the exons ATGATCACTGTTGAGGAGAGAATATTGGTTATTATCACTGTAACTGTCAGAATATTGGTTATTATCACTGTAACTGACAGAATATTGGTTATTATCACTGTTATTGATAGAATATTGGTTATTTTCAAAGATACAAGCAGAATATTGGTTATTATCATCGTTACCGACAGAATATTGGTTATTATCACTGTTACTGACAGAATATTGGTTATTATCACAGATACAAACAGAATATTGGTTATGACAGAATATTGGTTATTATCACAGATACAAACAGAATATTGGTTATTATCACTGTTACTGACAGAATATTGGTTATTATCACTGTTACGGACAGAATATTGGTTATTATCACTGTTACTGACAGAATATTGGTTATTATCACTGTTACTGACAGAATATTGGTTATTATCACCATTACCGAGAGAATATTGGTTATTATCACTATTACCGACAGAATATTGGTTATTATCACTGTTACTGACAGAATATTGGTTATTATCACTATTACCAACAGATTATTGgttattttcaaatatacaaGCAGAATATTGGTTATTATCATCGTTACCGACAGAATATTGGTTATTATCACTGTTACTGACAGAATATTG GTTATTATCACAGATACAAACAGAATATTGGTTATTATCACTGTTACTGACAGAATATTGGTTATTATCACTATTACCGACAGAATATTGGTTATTATCACTGTTACTGACAGAATATTGGTTATTATCACTATTACGGACAGAATATTGGTTATTATCACTATTACGGACAGAATATTGGTTATTATCACTGTTACGGACAGAATATTGGTTATTATCATCGTTACCGACAGAATATTGGTTATTATCACTGTTACTGACAGAATATTGGTTATTATCACTGTTACTGACAGAATATTGGTTATTATCACTGTTACTGACAGAATATTGGTTATTATCACTGTTACTGACAGAATATTGGTTATTATCACTGTTACTGACAGAATATTGGTTAATATCATCGTTACCGACAGAATATTGGTTATTATCACTGTTACTGACAGAATATTGGTTAATATTTTTGTTACTGACAGAATATTGTTTGTCTATATAG